Proteins from one Burkholderia oklahomensis C6786 genomic window:
- a CDS encoding D-cysteine desulfhydrase — protein MNTTTPLSTRMSAFARLNLIDAATPLQRLPRLSTHVGRDVYVKRDDFTSLAMGGNKLRKLEFLAADAIRANADVLVTAGAIQSNHVRQTAALAAQLGLDCVALLENPIGTARDDYLRSGNRLLLDLFRVRAHDVGSLDDADRQLEAAAQRLRDEGRRPYVIPIGGSNALGALGYVRAGLELEQQIRAAGLDFSAVVLASGSAGTHAGLAFALSHALPSLPVIGVTVSRTDAAQRPKVQQLLDRTSELLDIGTPAGTRIDLWDDYFAPRYGEPNRAGIDAVRLLARTEGLLLDPVYTGKAMAGLLDGIARGRFEGNGPVLFLHTGGAPALFAYRDACGAD, from the coding sequence ATGAACACGACGACACCCCTTTCAACCCGAATGAGCGCCTTTGCGCGCCTGAACCTGATCGACGCGGCGACGCCGCTGCAACGGCTGCCGCGCCTGTCGACGCACGTCGGCCGCGACGTCTACGTCAAGCGCGACGATTTCACGTCGCTCGCGATGGGCGGCAACAAGCTGCGCAAGCTCGAGTTTCTCGCCGCGGACGCGATCCGTGCGAACGCGGACGTGCTCGTGACCGCGGGCGCGATCCAGTCGAATCACGTCCGGCAGACCGCGGCGCTCGCCGCGCAGCTCGGCCTCGACTGCGTCGCGCTGCTCGAGAACCCGATCGGCACCGCGCGCGACGATTATCTGCGGAGCGGCAACCGGCTGCTGCTCGATCTGTTCCGCGTGCGCGCGCACGACGTCGGCAGCCTCGACGACGCCGACCGGCAGCTCGAAGCGGCCGCGCAGCGGCTGCGCGACGAAGGACGTCGTCCGTATGTGATTCCGATCGGCGGATCGAATGCGCTCGGCGCACTTGGCTACGTGCGCGCGGGTCTCGAGCTCGAGCAGCAGATCCGCGCGGCGGGGCTCGACTTCTCGGCCGTCGTGCTCGCGTCCGGCAGCGCGGGCACGCATGCGGGCCTCGCGTTCGCGCTCTCGCACGCATTGCCGTCGCTGCCCGTGATCGGAGTCACCGTGTCGCGCACCGACGCGGCGCAGCGTCCGAAGGTGCAGCAACTGCTCGACCGGACAAGCGAGCTGCTCGACATCGGGACGCCCGCCGGCACGCGCATCGATCTGTGGGACGACTACTTCGCGCCGCGCTACGGCGAGCCCAATCGCGCGGGCATCGACGCGGTCCGGCTGCTCGCGCGGACCGAGGGGCTGCTGCTCGATCCCGTGTACACGGGCAAGGCGATGGCCGGCCTGCTCGACGGCATCGCGCGCGGCCGCTTCGAGGGAAACGGCCCGGTGCTGTTCCTGCACACGGGCGGCGCGCCCGCGCTGTTCGCGTATCGCGACGCGTGCGGCGCGGATTGA
- a CDS encoding amino acid ABC transporter ATP-binding protein, with the protein MITLDNVSKWYGKHQVLSDCSAAVSKGEVVVVCGPSGSGKSTLIKTINGLEPFQQGRITVDGARLDDPSVKLAQLRARVGMVFQHFELFPHLSVLENLTLAQIKVLRRAKDEAHDIGLRLLDRVGLKAHARKFPGQLSGGQQQRVAIARALSMNPVAMLFDEPTSALDPEMINEVLDVMVELAREGMTMVCVTHEMGFARKVAHRVLFMDRGAIVEDAASDAFFDTPRSERARDFLDKILH; encoded by the coding sequence ATGATTACTCTCGACAACGTATCGAAGTGGTACGGCAAGCATCAGGTCCTCAGCGATTGCAGCGCGGCGGTCTCGAAAGGCGAGGTGGTCGTCGTCTGCGGGCCGTCCGGCTCCGGCAAGTCGACGCTCATCAAGACGATCAACGGCCTCGAGCCGTTCCAGCAAGGCCGCATCACCGTCGACGGCGCGCGGCTCGACGATCCGTCGGTCAAGCTCGCGCAGCTGCGCGCGCGCGTCGGCATGGTGTTCCAGCATTTCGAGCTGTTCCCGCACCTGTCCGTGCTCGAGAACCTCACGCTCGCGCAGATCAAGGTGCTGCGCCGCGCGAAGGACGAAGCGCACGACATCGGGCTGCGCCTGCTCGACCGCGTCGGGCTGAAGGCGCATGCGCGGAAATTCCCCGGCCAGTTGTCGGGCGGCCAGCAGCAGCGCGTCGCGATCGCGCGTGCGCTGTCGATGAATCCCGTCGCGATGCTGTTCGACGAGCCGACGTCCGCGCTCGATCCCGAGATGATCAACGAAGTGCTCGACGTGATGGTCGAGCTCGCGCGCGAAGGGATGACGATGGTCTGCGTCACGCACGAGATGGGTTTTGCGCGCAAGGTCGCGCATCGCGTGCTGTTCATGGATCGCGGCGCGATCGTCGAAGACGCGGCGAGCGACGCGTTCTTCGATACGCCGCGTTCCGAGCGCGCCCGCGACTTCCTCGACAAGATCCTGCACTGA
- a CDS encoding amino acid ABC transporter permease produces the protein MEAFDLVVHTLPVLAKGAVLTLKFAVASMVLGLIVGLVVAIVRIGNNRILSAVAQGYVSLMRGTPLLVQMFVVYYGLPDIGISLDPTSAGIFTLTLNAGAYLSESMRGAILGIGRGQWAASHSLGLTHVQTLRHVVCPQALRLAVPSLGNTLISLIKDTSLVSVITVTELLRSTQEVIASTFQPLPLYLAAAAIYWVLSTLLARLQGRIETHCALPSTH, from the coding sequence ATGGAAGCGTTCGATCTGGTCGTGCACACCCTCCCCGTCCTCGCGAAAGGCGCGGTGCTCACGTTGAAGTTCGCGGTCGCGTCGATGGTGCTGGGATTGATCGTCGGCCTCGTGGTCGCGATCGTGCGGATCGGCAACAACCGGATCCTGTCCGCCGTCGCGCAAGGGTACGTCAGTCTGATGCGCGGCACGCCGCTCCTCGTGCAGATGTTCGTCGTCTATTACGGGCTGCCCGACATCGGCATCTCGCTCGACCCGACGTCCGCCGGCATCTTCACGCTGACGCTCAACGCGGGCGCCTATCTGTCCGAGAGCATGCGCGGCGCGATCCTCGGCATCGGCCGCGGCCAGTGGGCCGCGTCGCACAGCCTCGGCCTCACGCACGTGCAGACGCTGCGTCACGTCGTCTGCCCGCAGGCGCTGCGCCTCGCGGTGCCGAGCCTCGGCAACACGCTGATCAGCCTCATCAAGGACACGTCGCTCGTCTCCGTCATCACCGTCACGGAGCTGCTGCGCTCGACGCAGGAAGTGATCGCGTCGACGTTCCAGCCGCTGCCGCTGTATCTCGCCGCCGCCGCGATCTACTGGGTGCTGAGCACGCTGCTCGCGCGGCTTCAGGGCCGCATCGAAACGCACTGCGCGCTGCCGTCGACGCACTGA
- a CDS encoding transporter substrate-binding domain-containing protein, whose product MKVLKPMFTSAVVAALVGIATASAHAADLLDSVKQAGVLKIALEGTYPPFDYRNSDGQLEGFDVDVAKAVAARLGVKPQFVTTEWSGILAGLQAGKFDVIVNQVGITPARKQALDFSQPYVYSAAQLIQRADDKHDYGAPGALQGKRLGVTLGTNFADLAKTLPGVDVRTYPGAPEKLRDVSAGRIDVSMDDRLMLPYLIKNAHMPLRPGATVKGGETQMGIPFRKGNPKFAKAIDDALASMRQDGTLKKISMHWFGVDTSIPNAQ is encoded by the coding sequence ATGAAAGTACTCAAACCGATGTTCACGTCAGCAGTCGTTGCCGCGCTCGTGGGCATCGCGACCGCCTCCGCGCACGCGGCCGACCTGCTCGACAGCGTCAAGCAGGCCGGCGTGCTCAAGATCGCGCTCGAAGGTACATACCCTCCGTTCGACTACCGCAACAGCGACGGCCAGCTCGAAGGATTCGACGTCGATGTCGCGAAGGCCGTCGCCGCGCGGCTCGGCGTGAAGCCACAATTCGTCACGACCGAATGGAGCGGAATCCTCGCCGGCCTGCAGGCGGGCAAGTTCGACGTGATCGTCAACCAGGTTGGGATCACGCCGGCGCGCAAGCAGGCGCTCGACTTCAGCCAGCCGTATGTGTATTCGGCCGCGCAACTGATCCAGCGCGCGGACGACAAGCACGACTACGGCGCGCCGGGCGCGCTGCAGGGCAAGCGGCTTGGCGTCACGCTCGGCACCAACTTTGCCGATCTCGCGAAAACGCTGCCGGGCGTCGATGTGAGGACCTACCCCGGCGCACCGGAAAAGCTGCGCGACGTCTCGGCGGGCCGCATCGACGTCAGCATGGACGACCGGCTGATGCTGCCGTATCTGATCAAGAACGCGCATATGCCGCTGCGGCCGGGCGCGACGGTCAAGGGTGGCGAGACGCAGATGGGCATTCCGTTCCGCAAGGGCAACCCGAAGTTCGCGAAGGCGATCGACGACGCGCTCGCGTCGATGCGCCAGGACGGCACGCTCAAGAAGATCTCGATGCATTGGTTCGGCGTCGACACGTCGATCCCCAACGCGCAATAA
- a CDS encoding bifunctional transcriptional regulator/glucokinase, whose protein sequence is MSTGAQTKVAAASQHADGPRLLADVGGTNARFALETGPGEITQIRVYPGADYPTLTDAIRKYLKDVKIGRVNHAAIAIANPVDGDQVRMTNHNWSFSIEATRRALGFDTLLVVNDFTALAMALPGLTDAQRVQIGGGARRQNSVIGLMGPGTGLGVSGLIPADDRWIALGSEGGHATFAPMDEREDLVLQYARRKYPHVSFERVCAGPGMEIIYRALAARDKKRIAANVDTADIVERAHAGDALALEAAECFCGILGTFAGNLAVTLGALGGIYIGGGVVPKLGELFMRSSFRARFEAKGRFDAYLANIPTYLITAEYPAFLGVSAILAEQLSNRTGGASSAVFERIRQMRDALTPAERRVADLALNHPRSIINDPIVDIARKADVSQPTVIRFCRSLGCQGLSDFKLKLATGLTGTIPMSHSQVHLGDTATDFGAKVLDNTVSAILQLREHLNFEHVEQAIDILNNARRIEFYGLGNSNIVAQDAHYKFFRFGIPTIAYGDLYMQAASAALLGKGDVIVAVSKSGRAPELLRVLDVAMQAGAKVIAITSSNTPLAKRATVALETDHIEMRESQLSMISRILHLVMIDILAVGVAIRRAVPNAELAEAMARAKVRAGADDEAADVLDWLSHGAAPAAKD, encoded by the coding sequence ATGTCTACTGGTGCGCAAACTAAGGTCGCCGCGGCGAGCCAGCACGCCGACGGGCCGCGCCTGCTGGCCGACGTCGGCGGCACGAACGCGCGCTTCGCGCTCGAGACGGGCCCGGGCGAGATCACGCAGATCCGCGTGTACCCGGGCGCCGACTATCCGACGCTCACCGACGCGATCCGCAAGTATCTGAAGGACGTGAAGATCGGCCGCGTGAACCACGCGGCGATCGCGATCGCGAATCCCGTCGACGGCGATCAGGTCCGGATGACGAATCACAACTGGAGCTTCTCGATCGAAGCGACGCGCCGCGCGCTCGGCTTCGACACGCTCCTCGTCGTCAACGATTTCACCGCGCTCGCGATGGCGCTGCCCGGCCTCACCGACGCGCAGCGCGTGCAGATCGGCGGCGGCGCGCGCCGGCAGAACAGCGTGATCGGCCTGATGGGGCCGGGCACGGGGCTCGGCGTGTCGGGTCTCATCCCCGCCGACGACCGCTGGATCGCGCTCGGCAGCGAAGGCGGCCACGCGACGTTCGCGCCGATGGACGAACGCGAGGATCTCGTGCTGCAGTACGCGCGCCGCAAGTATCCGCACGTGTCGTTCGAGCGCGTGTGCGCCGGCCCCGGCATGGAGATCATCTATCGCGCGCTCGCCGCGCGCGACAAGAAGCGGATCGCCGCGAACGTCGACACGGCCGACATCGTCGAGCGCGCGCACGCGGGCGATGCGCTCGCGCTCGAGGCGGCCGAGTGCTTCTGCGGGATTCTCGGCACGTTCGCCGGCAACCTCGCGGTGACGCTCGGCGCGCTGGGCGGCATCTATATCGGCGGCGGCGTCGTGCCGAAGTTGGGCGAGCTGTTCATGCGCTCGTCGTTTCGCGCGCGCTTCGAGGCGAAGGGCCGCTTCGACGCGTATCTCGCGAACATCCCGACCTACCTGATCACCGCCGAGTATCCGGCGTTCCTCGGCGTGTCGGCGATCCTCGCCGAGCAGTTGTCGAACCGCACGGGCGGCGCGTCGTCGGCCGTGTTCGAGCGGATCCGGCAGATGCGCGACGCGCTGACGCCCGCCGAGCGGCGCGTCGCCGATCTCGCGCTCAACCATCCGCGCTCGATCATCAACGATCCGATCGTCGACATCGCGCGCAAGGCCGACGTGAGCCAGCCGACCGTCATCCGCTTCTGCCGCTCGCTCGGCTGCCAGGGGCTGTCGGATTTCAAGCTGAAGCTCGCGACGGGCCTGACGGGCACGATTCCGATGAGCCACAGCCAGGTGCATCTCGGCGACACCGCCACCGACTTCGGCGCGAAGGTGCTCGACAACACGGTGTCGGCGATCCTCCAGCTGCGCGAGCATCTGAACTTCGAGCACGTCGAGCAGGCGATCGACATCCTGAACAACGCGCGGCGCATCGAGTTCTACGGCCTCGGCAATTCGAACATCGTCGCGCAGGACGCGCACTACAAGTTCTTCCGCTTCGGCATTCCGACGATCGCGTACGGCGACCTGTACATGCAGGCGGCGTCCGCGGCGCTTCTCGGCAAGGGCGACGTGATCGTCGCGGTGTCGAAGTCGGGCCGCGCGCCGGAGCTCCTGCGCGTGCTCGACGTCGCGATGCAGGCGGGCGCGAAGGTGATCGCGATCACGTCGAGCAACACGCCGCTCGCGAAGCGCGCGACGGTCGCGCTCGAGACCGATCACATCGAGATGCGCGAGTCGCAGTTGTCGATGATCTCGCGAATCCTGCATCTCGTGATGATCGACATCCTCGCGGTCGGCGTCGCGATCCGCCGCGCCGTGCCGAACGCGGAGCTCGCGGAGGCGATGGCGCGCGCGAAGGTGCGCGCGGGCGCGGACGACGAAGCCGCCGACGTGCTCGACTGGCTGAGTCACGGCGCGGCGCCCGCGGCGAAAGACTGA
- the pgl gene encoding 6-phosphogluconolactonase has product MIEVHAFESPRAQSEALAQAVGEALAAALAQRARATLAVSGGTSPRPFLQTLSGAALDWPRIDVTLVDDRWVPDTDDASNAKLVRETLLRNAAVHARFAPLVDTRESLDVQIAALNQSPAHPLPDIAVLGMGEDGHTASIFADAPEWDHAIATTERFVAVHPGAAPHPRVSLSLDALKHIERLFLLIAGSRKREVLEAAAAAPQKNAISQLANDKGTKLDVYWCAN; this is encoded by the coding sequence GTGATCGAGGTTCACGCTTTCGAAAGCCCGCGCGCGCAATCCGAAGCGCTCGCGCAAGCGGTCGGCGAAGCGCTCGCGGCGGCGCTCGCGCAGCGCGCGCGCGCGACGCTCGCGGTATCGGGCGGCACGAGCCCGCGGCCGTTCCTGCAAACGCTGTCGGGCGCCGCGCTCGACTGGCCGCGGATCGACGTGACGCTCGTCGACGACCGCTGGGTCCCCGACACCGACGACGCAAGCAACGCGAAGCTCGTGCGCGAGACGCTGCTGCGAAACGCGGCCGTGCACGCGCGCTTCGCGCCGCTCGTCGACACGCGCGAGTCGCTCGACGTACAGATCGCCGCGCTCAATCAAAGCCCCGCGCACCCGCTGCCCGACATCGCCGTGCTCGGCATGGGCGAGGACGGCCACACCGCGTCGATCTTCGCGGACGCGCCCGAATGGGATCACGCGATCGCGACGACCGAGCGTTTCGTCGCCGTCCATCCGGGCGCCGCGCCGCATCCGCGCGTGAGCCTGTCGCTCGACGCGCTGAAGCATATCGAGCGCCTGTTCCTGCTGATCGCGGGAAGCCGCAAGCGCGAGGTGCTCGAGGCGGCCGCCGCAGCGCCGCAGAAGAACGCGATTTCGCAACTCGCCAACGACAAGGGGACGAAGCTCGATGTCTACTGGTGCGCAAACTAA